The DNA sequence TTAGAAAGTGCATTTGTGCCACAGTATCCCATGTCATCATTGATGATAGTACCTGTAGCAGTTGCTCGTGCAAGAGTTGCGTTGACTTCATTGGAAAGTATGATGGTGAATGTCTCATTATTTTCTACTAGAGTATCGCCTTTAGTGAGTACAGAAATAATTTTTGTGAGATTTGCATCTGATGAGCGAAAAAATAGTGTTCCATTTGTAGCGTTATAATCGCTTCCTGCCGTTGCAGTTCCATCCAATGTCGCGTACTGCACAGACGCGTTTGCCGCTTCTGAAATGGTAACAGTGAAGTTCATATTGCTATAGCTGGTATTGCCTTCTGTTAGATTTGCATCGGCAATAGTTATTAAAGGATACGTGCGAAGGTTTGTTGATGGAACAATTTGAAAAGGAATAGATTTATTATTTTGCCAAGCAAAATGAGCATAAGCTCCTCCACCACCTTCTTGAAAACGAATTTCAATAGGATAAGTACCTGCATTCAAGTTATTAATCGAAAAATTATTATATGATGTATCTCCTCCTGTCCATGTTCCGTTGCTATAATATTGCGTTCCATTAATTTTAACACTCATAAAATCATCATGTGCGCAATAAAAAGTATAATTCGCTTTTTCTGGGATGATAATATAGCCTGACCAGATAATGCTAAAGTTATCATTATTGATAGAGCCAGAAGGACTCCCATATCCCCAGCTAAAATCGATAATTGAATCTGTTCGTATGAGTGTAACAGGTTCTGTATAACTAGTATTGTTATAGTATTTACCCGTTAAACCATTTGCGGCATTTAAGTTTGAAATAGAGATTAACAGTAAAAAAAATAATATTAAAAGGCTATTTTTTTTCATACATCACCTCTTGAATCTTTACATGTAAAGGTTTGAAAACGGGTACAAAGTAGTACACGTTTTACTCAGATTTTTCTTTATTCAAAAATTGTGAAATACTTTCCATTAAGCCAAAATCAGGATAGAGGTTTGCGTCTAAAACAACTTGTGCAACGCTTCCATTGTCGACGTTAAAGACAAGTGGCGCAATAAAATTAATCGTTGAAGTCTCGATAGGGGTTGCAATAATCATAATGTTTAAAATAAGAATGTTGGTTTTTTCATTAATATCAAGGAGTGCTCTAAAGTACTCAGGAATCTCAAACTCGTAAGGACGAATCATAAAAGGATTGATAAGGACAAAGGTTGTTGCATCAGATTTTGAGATAAATTTCACAAAAAAATCATCGACTTTTTCAAGTTCAGCTTCTTTAATGGTTTCAAATCCAGGGATCGGTGCTTTAACAGAGAAGATCATACTATTCCTTTTGCAAAATAATTATTTTATCTATTGTATCATTTTGTACGTTAAATGAGTCAATAACCTCAAAACAAATCGTCTCAAATGGGAAAATATCTATTTTTATTTTAGGATAACAAAAAAGAAGATACAATAGGTTTTTTTAACACAAAGGATAGAGTGAATGAAGATAGCAAATGTTCTTATTGTGGCGTCATTGATGGTTTTAATCAGCGGTTGTGCCTCCAAAGATAAAGAGGTTTTCAATATGCCAGCAACCTATTGGTATGAAGAGATTGCCAAAGAGATTAAAGCTCAAGATTTGGAAAAAGCAGACTCGCGCTACACTTCTTTAGCCAGTGAGCATATCGAATCTCCACTACTTCCTGAAGCAATGATGATGTTAGCCAATGCACATATTCAAGACGAAGAATATGTTTTGGCAAATTTTTACCTTGATGAGTATCTTAAGCGTTATGGTAACAAAGCCAATGCTGATCATGTTCGTTATATGAAGATCAAAGCTAATTATGAAGCATTCCCTAACCCAAATAGAAATCAACAACTTCTTTTAGATACCATTGTTCAAACAAAAGATTTTTTAGCGAAGTATCCAAATTCGAAATTCCGCCCTTTGGCTGAGACTATTTTGGTGAGATTGCAACTAGGTGAGTACTTTTTAGATGAAAACATCAAAGATCTCTACTCACGTGTTGATAAACCAGAAGCATCTAAATCATTTGAAGAAAAATTGAAACAATCTTCTTTGGGTGAAGCTAAAATCGTAGAACCAAACATCCCTTGGTATCGTTCTTGGTTTGAAAAAAAGTAGACAACAAAACTTTTTATTTACTTCTTTACTATACAATCTAATTATCGCATAAGAGCTTGGCTCTTATGCTCTTACATGTAAAATACCAAAAACACAATATGACGGAGGTTGAGAGATGAAACTCAGTGACTATACCGCATTCCCAGCGGACATTCCTATTGTCGTAGAAGACAATCTATTTTTATATCCTTTTATGATTTCACCACTTTTTTTAACCGATGAAGAAAATATTCGCGCGGCTAATGATGCATTAGATCACAATTCCTTAGTCATGGTTTGTACAGCAAAATCGGGTAGTGAGCATGGGCGCGATTTTAATGCGATTTATCCAGCCGGTGTCATCGGCTCTATTATGCGCAAAGTTGACCTTCCTGATGGAAGAGTGAAAATTCTTTTTCAAGGCATGCAAAAAGGCAGAATTATAAAAGAGCTCACGAGCACACCCCTTCGGGCAACAATCGATTTGATCCATACGCATCGCTCTGAGGCTATGAAAGTTGAAGCGACGTTGGCAGTTTTGAGAGAAAAAATTGCGCTTTTAGGAAGCTTGGGAGGACAATTTCCACCTGATTTGATTAAAACGATTGAAGATAACAATGACATTCATCGCATCACCGACCTTGTTGCAAGCAGTATGAAACTCAAAAAAGAGCAAGCTTATAAGCTTTTTATCGAAGAAGATGATGAAGCTAGGTTGTTACAACTTATTGACTATGTCATTGAAGAAATTGAGTCAAGCCGTTTGAAAAAAGAGATTAAGACTAAAGTGCATTCTCAGATTGAAAAAGTGAATAAAGAGTATTTTCTTAAAGAACAACTCAAACAGATTCAAAAAGAGTTAGGAACGGACAATCAACGCGAAGAAGAGATTGAAGAGTATCGCAAAAAATTAGAAACTAAAAAAGAGCACATGGACGAAGATGCGTACAAAGAGATCAAAAAGCAGATCGACAAGCTTTCTCGTATGCACCCAGATTCGGCTGATGCCAACTTAATTCAGAGCTATCTTGATTGGGTTATTGAGATACCTTTTGGAAAAGCAGCGAAGAAAAACCTTGATGTTTTAGAAGTTAAATCACAACTTGACAAAGACCATTATTCGCTTGAAAAGCCAAA is a window from the Sulfurospirillum oryzae genome containing:
- a CDS encoding outer membrane protein assembly factor BamD — encoded protein: MKIANVLIVASLMVLISGCASKDKEVFNMPATYWYEEIAKEIKAQDLEKADSRYTSLASEHIESPLLPEAMMMLANAHIQDEEYVLANFYLDEYLKRYGNKANADHVRYMKIKANYEAFPNPNRNQQLLLDTIVQTKDFLAKYPNSKFRPLAETILVRLQLGEYFLDENIKDLYSRVDKPEASKSFEEKLKQSSLGEAKIVEPNIPWYRSWFEKK
- the fliW gene encoding flagellar assembly protein FliW — translated: MIFSVKAPIPGFETIKEAELEKVDDFFVKFISKSDATTFVLINPFMIRPYEFEIPEYFRALLDINEKTNILILNIMIIATPIETSTINFIAPLVFNVDNGSVAQVVLDANLYPDFGLMESISQFLNKEKSE